A section of the Fusarium falciforme chromosome 8, complete sequence genome encodes:
- a CDS encoding 60S ribosomal protein L29, with protein MAKSKNSSQHNQSRKAHRNGIKKPKTSRYPSLKGTDPKFRRNHRHALHGNMKALKEVKEGKRESA; from the exons ATGGCGA AGTCCAAGAACTCCTCGCAGCACAACCAGTCGCGCAAGGCGCACCGGAACGG TatcaagaagcccaagacttCTCGTTACCCCTCGCTGAAGGGCACTGACCCCAAGTTCCGACGAAACCACCGACATGCTCTTCACGGCAACATGAAGGCCCTG aaggaggtcaaggagggcaagcgCGAGAGTGCTTAA
- a CDS encoding RNA-binding protein VTS1: MLNMSGNHVIGNRNSTPEANTASTLRPPSSRAVGSGHSLRASADMAALTGPSPASRIRPSSDFYGQAQQSLGPGNSESDSQDKIAQQWIADIDQYETTLEEMAAATLDQDFKDELSAIEQWFRVLSEAERTAALYALLQQTTQVQIRFFIQVLQQMGKNHPMSGVLSPASFDKDPMSNRLSDAMNKLNVDSARNSMSRNSVIAPSNKRHSGLDPSTISAMFPDAAAAIATEKAKFTQQTGNPPSSNRNSAALDPRSSMAAPSISAPQDNRDAGPVSSPSPWNSTGNADQPSAKGSSTQAPMGQFVQPAPSSGLRSPRPQLSSNNTIQSTTLTAPEKNPADLPLLSPYNASSGNWASMVNTPMTGTFNTANTGGTQADMVANATAMKLAALSTVNNRFALDDVRKYRRTRSNDGAPGNAQAPISAGPQPGINLPSANVVMINEHGQVLSREQLMALQAQQSMNLGGQRSRPSSPGLALQTGLPHMAPFTSPQNNGFLSAYDGASPLMSNGLQAVNLGGLSVSGHEGYLSDHSDMVRGRSPRGRRGSSKPPEDPTDPTLLQDIPSWLRSLRLHKYTDNLKDMKWTELIELDDKALEERGVNALGARRKMLKVFDQVKEAKADGKLG; the protein is encoded by the exons ATGCTCAACATGTCTGGAAACCACGTCATTGGAAACAGAAACAGCACGCCCGAGGCCAATACCGCCTCGACCCTGCGACCTCCCTCCTCCAGAGCCGTTGGCTCTGGCCATTCGCTTCGCGCATCTGCCGATATGGCTGCTCTCACCGGCCCATCGCCGGCCAGTCGCATCCGGCCCTCGTCGGACTTCTATGGCCAGGCCCAGCAGAGCCTGGGCCCAGGCAACTCGGAGTCCGATTCGCAGGACAAGATTGCGCAGCAGTGGATCGCCGACATTGACCAGTACGAGACTACACTCGAGGAGATGGCTGCTGCCACCTTGGACCAGGATTTCAAGGACGAGCTCAGCGCCATTGAGCAATGGTTCCGCGTCTTGAGCGAGGCGGAGCGCACTGCCGCCTTGTATGCTCTCTTGCAGCAGACAACCCAGGTCCAGATCCGCTTCTTCATTCAGGTCCTCCAGCAGATGGGGAAGAACCATCCCATGTCAGGGGTCCTCTCCCCTGCAAGCTTCGACAAAG ACCCTATGTCGAATCGCCTTAGCGATGCCATGAATAAGCTGAATGTAGATTCCGCCCGCAATTCCATGTCGCGTAACTCGGTTATCGCGCCGTCTAACAAGCGACATTCGGGCCTGGACCCATCTACCATTAGCGCCATGTTTCccgatgctgctgctgccattgctaccgagaaggccaagttCACCCAGCAGACGGGTAACCCCCCGTCTTCGAATCGCAACAGCGCTGCCCTGGATCCCCGCTCATCGATGGCTGCTCCGTCCATCAGCGCACCTCAGGACAACCGTGACGCTGGTCCTGTCAGCTCTCCTTCGCCTTGGAACAGCACTGGCAATGCAGATCAGCCAAGCGCCAAGGGTTCGTCCACCCAGGCTCCCATGGGCCAGTTTGTGCAGCCGGCACCGTCGAGTGGCCTTCGATCCCCCCGTCCTCAGCTGTCAAGCAACAACACAATCCAGAGCACGACGCTCACTGCGCCCGAGAAGAACCCTGCGGATCTGCCGCTGCTCTCCCCATACAATGCCAGCAGTGGCAACTGGGCTTCGATGGTGAACACGCCTATGACTGGTACCTTCAACACCGCCAACACCGGTGGAACACAAGCGGATATGGTTGCCAATGCTACTGCCATGAAGCTTGCAGCCCTTTCTACGGTCAACAACCGATTTGCATTGGATGACGTTCGCAAATACCGTCGCACTAGATCCAACGACGGTGCACCTGGAAATGCCCAGGCCCCGATCTCTGCTGGTCCTCAGCCTGGAATTAACCTTCCCAGCGCCAACGTCGTTATGATCAATGAACACGGCCAAGTCCTTAGCCGGGAGCAGCTCATGGCCCTCCAGGCCCAGCAGAGCATGAACTTGGGTGGCCAGCGCTCGAGACCCAGCTCTCCTGGACTTGCCTTGCAGACCGGATTGCCCCATATGGCTCCATTTACTTCGCCGCAGAACAACGGTTTCCTGAGCGCTTATGACGGAGCTTCACCGCTGATGAGCAATGGTCTACAGGCTGTCAACCTGGGAGGACTGAGTGTGAGCGGTCACGAAGGCTACTTGTCGGATCACTCGGATATGGTCCGCGGACGATCCCCTCGTGGACGACGAGGCAGCTCTAAACCTCCAGAGGATCCGACCGACCCAACTCTCTTGCAGGACATCCCAAGCTGGCTTCGTAGCCTCCGTCTTCACAAGTACACCGACAACCTGAAGGATATGAAGTGGACGGAGCTCATTGAGTTGGACGACAAGGCTTTGGAAGAGCGCGGTGTTAACGCTCTTGGAGCGCGCCGAAAGATGCTCAAGGTCTTTGATCAGGTCAAGG AAGCCAAGGCCGACGGAAAACTAGGCTAG
- a CDS encoding Zn(2)-C6 fungal-type domain-containing protein, producing MSEPERRRRRPAVLQHEQRFDSSQSLRNIFGTLIDKRVYFTYPTIQSRGRGFELKDMHEMLERYAHENSPIVTYLIKCKALARLIKARRAPPWPTSLTTQLPPRRVTDELVECYLRTTERIYRILHVPTFRNQYKALYTSRDDPDRSFLVQLKLVLALGAVTYDEKFSMRVSAVRWIYEAQAWVSEPEFKSRLGIQYLQTNILLLLAREMVQVSGESPWVAAGSLYRTAVSMGLHRDPVHLSKRTRFVSEMRRRLWNTILEISLQSSLSSGSPPLISLNDFDTEPPGNFDDDQLLADDPAPRPEHEFTELSIARALRKTFPERLNVAKLLNNISSQGSYEETIRIDAELRASYRALTQTLHGCKSAPGRSPSQFELCAADFIMRRYVSALHFPFLGPSLHETCYAFSRKVSVEASFKLWCAAYPPSSVSSLDTHSDNDAFASSRYEFSRYTICGFGFFRTVAWQASLIIAIELKNQLQEEDSLCPAPLRSDLLCALEDSKTWSLRCIEAGETNIKGYLGISVAAAQIQGLLKGLAGDALAEFMIRAGEAAEERCLPILESAAAEMETDEVDQSQLPPNAVFDFGEDWDFMMSNGIFDPGHGDSMAWML from the exons ATGAGTGAACCCGAACGTCGCCGCAGACGACCAGCCGT CCTCCAACACGAGCAGCGCTTCGACAGCTCCCAGTCACTCCGCAACATCTTTGGAACCCTCATTGACAAGCGCGTCTACTTTACCTACCCCACCATCCAGTCAAGAGGTCGAGGCTTTGAG CTCAAGGATATGCACGAGATGCTTGAGAGATATGCACATGAAAATTCCCCCATTGTCACCTACTTAATCAAGTGCAAGGCTTTGGCAAGGCTCATCAAGGCGCGCCGAgcgcctccttggccaacaTCTTTGACGACTCAACTGCCCCCCAGAAGGGTCACAGATGAGCTCGTCGAATGCTACCTACGAACTACAGAGAGAATCTACCGAATCCTCCATGTCCCGACTTTCCGAAATCAGTACAAGGCTCTGTATACCTCCCGAGATGATCCCGACCGATCTTTTCTCGTTCAGTTGAAGCTCGTCCTAGCTTTAGGGGCTGTGACCTACGACGAAAAGTTCTCGATGCGCGTATCGGCCGTCCGATGGATCTATGAGGCACAAGCCTGGGTCTCGGAGCCCGAATTCAAGTCACGGTTGGGCATCCAGTATCTACAAACCAACATCTTGCTGTTGCTTGCTCGAGAGATGGTGCAGGTCAGTGGTGAGTCCCCTTGGGTTGCCGCTGGTTCGCTGTACAGAACCGCCGTGTCCATGGGCCTACATAGAGACCCTGTGCATCTGTCGAAGAGAACAAGGTTCGTTTCAGAGATGCGCCGACGCTTGTGGAACACTATTCTTGAGATTTCTTTACAGTCCAGCCTATCTTCTGGAAGTCCTCCGCTCATATCTTTGAATGATTTCGACACCGAGCCTCCCGGTAATTTTGATGATGATCAGCTTTTGGCAGACGATCCTGCGCCCCGACCGGAACACGAGTTCACGGAGCTGTCCATCGCCAGAGCCTTGCGAAAAACCTTCCCAGAGCGCCTCAATGTTGCCAAACTTCTAAACAACATCAGTTCCCAGGGAAGTTACGAGGAAACCATACGAATCGATGCAGAACTCAGGGCTTCTTACAGGGCCTTGACCCAAACCCTTCACGGCTGTAAATCAGCTCCCGGACGCTCGCCATCCCAATTTGAGCTATGTGCAGCGGACTTCATCATGCGTCGTTATGTCTCAGCCCTCCATTTCCCCTTCCTCGGCCCGTCACTCCACGAGACATGTTACGCCTTCTCCCGCAAAGTGTCAGTCGAAGCCTCGTTCAAACTCTGGTGCGCGGCATACCCTCCCTCGTCCGTGTCTTCCCTAGATACGCACTCCGACAATGATGCATTTGCTTCGAGCCGTTACGAATTCTCACGTTACACGATATGCGGCTTTGGTTTCTTTCGAACAGTGGCTTGGCAGGCCAGCCTCATCATAGCAATCGAGCTAAAGAATCAGCTTCAAGAGGAAGATAGCTTATGCCCAGCGCCGTTAAGATCGGACTTGCTATGTGCTCTGGAAGATTCAAAGACTTGGTCACTACGGTGCATCGAGGCCGGAGAGACCAACATAAAGGGCTACCTTGGAATTAGCGTGGCAGCTGCACAAATCCAAGGCCTCCTGAAGGGCCTTGCAGGGGACGCCTTGGCCGAATTCATGATTAGAGCTGGAGAGGCAGCCGAGGAGAGATGTCTACCCATATTGGAATCTGCGGCAGCGGAGATGGAAACGGATGAAGTCGACCAAAGCCAGCTGCCCCCGAATGCAGTGTTTGACTTTGGTGAAGATTGGGACTTTATG ATGTCTAATGGTATCTTTGATCCTGGTCACGGTGACTCCATGGCTTGGATGCTCTGA
- a CDS encoding MFS domain-containing protein: protein MSTTNLRNQDENYTTNSVNGTDSGEMGISSDSSNANHPGEMPDGGLQAWLVAAGGACIFFSCLGFANSFGVLQEYYMTHQLRGESADKVAWIGSMSTFIQFAAGAIGGPMFDRFGARVIRPAALCYIFATMMTSLCTKYWQFMLAQGVLMGVAMAFMQLPAFAAVSQYFDKKRAAAFGVVVSGSSIGGVVFPIALSKMLNDSSIGFGWSVRIMGFVMIPLMGLSCLTVKPRLPPRTTSFFIAEAFKNTRYLLLISSLFFMFLGMFTPLFFIPTYAVTRGMKPALASYLLAITNAASTFGRIIPGVLADKYGRLNMYTLGGLSTGIVIFCLNETKSTPALIVYAIVFGFTSGTIISGASAAFTLVTKDSRDNGTYMGMGMALSSFAALIGPPVNGALIDKYGGFFQVSVFSGVMCLVGGFVGLLTKLTTTQGIFGNV from the exons ATGTCGACTACCAACCTCCGCAATCAAGATGAAAACTACACCACCAACTCCGTCAATGGCACTGATTCAGGAGAAATGGGAATCTCTTCCGACTCCTCTAATGCCAATCACCCTGGAGAAATGCCAGATGGTGGTCTGCAAGCCTGGCTTGTGGCCGCTGGAGGTGCAtgcatcttcttctcgtgCCTTGGCTTTGCCAATTCTTTTGGAGTCCTGCAAGAGTACTACATGACTCACCAACTCCGTGGAGAGTCAGCCGATAAGGTGGCCTGGATTGGATCCATGTCGACCTTCATCCAGTTCGCCGCAGGTGCCATAGGAGGGCCTATGTTCGATCGCTTTGGGGCGAGG GTTATTCGACCCGCCGCTCTGTGTTATATATTCGCCACCATGATGACTAGTCTCTGTACTAAGTATTGGCAGTTCATGCTCGCACAAGGCGTACTCATGGGCGTAGCTATGGCATTTATGCAGCTTCCTGCGTTTGCAGCTGTTTCGCAATACTTCGACAAGAAGCGAGCAGCTGCGTTTGGAGTCGTCGTCTCCGGCTCCTCGATCGGCGGAGTCGTGTTTCCAATCGCCTTGTCCAAAATGTTGAACGACTCCTCTATTGGATTCGGCTGGTCAGTCCGTATCATGGGGTTCGTCATGATACCGCTGATGGGGCTCTCATGCTTGACGGTCAAACCACGCCTGCCGCCGAGGACAACATCCTTCTTCATTGCTGAAGCGTTCAAGAACACGAGGTATCTTCTCCTGATAAGCTCGCTGTTCTTCATGTTCCTCGGCATGTTCACTCCCTTGTTCTTCATTCCGACATACGCCGTGACAAGAGGCATGAAGCCAGCATTAGCCTCATATTTGCTGGCAATAACCAACGCGGCCTCAACCTTTGGTCGGATCATTCCAGGTGTTCTCGCTGACAAGTACGGGCGGCTGAATATGTATACGCTGGGTGGGCTCAGCACTGGCATCGTTATCTTCTGCCTAAACGAGACCAAAAGCACACCCGCGCTGATTGTTTACGCTATCGTCTTTGGTTTCACTTCGGGCACGATTATCTCTGGAGCATCTGCAGCCTTTACTCTTGTGACAAAGGACTCTCGCGACAATGGGACATatatggggatggggatggcgCTCAGTTCTTTTGCAGCCCTCATTGGCCCACCTGTGAACGGAGCACTGATTGACAAGTATGGAGGATTCTTTCAAGTTTCAGTATTCAGTGGTGTGATGTGTTTGGTTGGCGGGTTTGTGGGTTTGCTCACTAAGTTAACAACAACACAAGGAATTTTTGGAAACGTGTAG